Proteins encoded in a region of the Coffea eugenioides isolate CCC68of chromosome 4, Ceug_1.0, whole genome shotgun sequence genome:
- the LOC113767940 gene encoding probable E3 ubiquitin-protein ligase RNF217, with product MERVLKYLREIVGGSAESRLEVSDAEYAEKLQVEEALQASLANLQISHHKSPSFKAKQAAGESQTTHVEAKIQENIHMITCPTLTCDHIIQPFSLRGIIPEIVFARWEKAWNEATIPDSQKFYCPFKDCSAMLLNDDKKGKMIRQSECPVCRRLFCARCYVPWHGGFNCKQFQKLKVNERGSDDLKVHVLTKEKKWTKCPNCNYVVDKVAGCIHMTCRCKFEFCYKCGSKWSARHWRCQA from the exons ATGGAACGCGTACTAAAATATCTGCGTGAAATCGTTGGAGGAAGTGCGGAGAGTAGGTTAGAGGTATCAGATGCTGAATATGCAGAAAAATTACAGGTCGAAGAGGCCCTGCAGGCTTCTCTGGCCAATCTTCAGATATCCCACCACAAAAGTCCATCATTTAAAGCCAAACAGGCTGCAGGTGAATCACAAACA ACACACGTCGAGGCAAAGATCCAAGAAAACATTCATATGATAACTTGCCCGACTTTAACTTGTGACCACATCATTCAACCTTTTTCTCTCAGGGGTATAATCCCTGAAATTGTTTTTGCTCGATGGGAAAAGGCCTGGAATGAGGCAACAATCCCCGATTCACAGAAATTCTATTGTCCGTTCAAGGATTGCTCAGCCATGTTGCTGAATGACGATAAGAAGGGAAAGATGATCAGACAGTCCGAATGCCCAGTATGCCGTCGATTGTTCTGTGCACGATGTTATGTCCCCTGGCATGGTGGTTTCAACTGTAAACAATTCCAGAAGCTGAAAGTGAATGAAAGAGGCAGCGATGATCTGAAGGTGCACGTCCTTACTAAGGAGAAGAAATGGACCAAATGTCCCAACTGCAATTATGTTGTTGACAAGGTTGCAGGATGTATTCATATGACTTGCAG GTGCAAGTTTGAATTCTGCTACAAATGTGGATCAAAGTGGAGTGCAAGACACTGGCGTTGCCAGGCATGA